Part of the Virgibacillus necropolis genome, AACTTGGTTATTTATGTTTGTCGTTTTCTTTCTTTTTTTCATCAACAGAATGTTCATTGGTTTCCTCTGCGAATTCAGTTTGCAATCGGTCTGAAGAATAAGGAGTCTTTTCACCTTCAGGAACCGTGTGAAAAACTTGTTCTCTCATGTAAACATGAAATAAAGATTCGCATAAAGCCATAAACACAGCTGCGAAAAGCGACGCAATTACAATCGGCATTGTTATATCAATGATTAAAGTTCCTAAGATCCAAAGCGACAAAAAGGCCAATCCCAGATCTGCAATCGATGCTATGATGTAACCAAACCGAGGTAGCACAAATAAGTCACCAATAATGTAAGCAACACCAGTCACAAGCACACTGATCCAAAATAAACGACCTAAGGAAGCATTATAAAAAATACCAAAGATAGAATAAACCACAATTGCCGTGAAAATAAACTTAATACCAAGCGCCTTCATATGTTTCATAGAATAAATCCACCCTTTATTATGGAATTTACTCCTAGTATGAAACAGACTTAGGCAAAATAACCAAAAAATTTATACTGGTCGAACTGTAATCTCATTTACATTCACATAATCTGGCTGCGTAACCGCATAAACTACTGCCTTTGCAATATCATCAGCCTTCAACGGCTCACGGTCACTTGGTTTTGATGCAATCGCCGTGTCCACTTGACCTGGTGAAATATTCGTTACGCGAACTCCCGTACGAGCAAGCTCTTTTTCCAGACTCATTGATAATGCGTGAACCGCAAATTTAGTTGCACTGTATACAGCGCTGACTTTATTTACTTCAAGACCGGAAACCGAAGCAATATTTACGACATGCCCAGAAGAACGTTCCAACATCCCTGGCAATGTAGAATTAATGCCATAAAGTACACCTTTAATGTTTGTGTCAATCATTTGATCCCAGTTTTCAGTCTGCCCATCCTGTATACGTGATCCAAGAACTGCTCCTGCATTATTTACATATATATCGACTTGGCCGAATTCCTCTATAGCTCGTTTAGCCAAATCATCAACATCCGACTTTTTCGCCATATCCGTAACTACCGCAATCGCGTTTCCATTAATTTTAGAAACAACGCCATCTAGTTTATCTTTTCTTCTGGCTGCAAGGACCACATTTGCACCCTCGTTAGCTAAATGTTCTGCAACTGCGGCCCCAATACCGCTACTAGCACCTGTTACAACAGCTGTTTTTCCAGTTAATTTCCCCATAGAAATATCACTCCTTTTAAGTTAAGTCTAACACCTAATTTTCAGGTTCAATAATGATATGCAAACCATTCGATTATACTTAGACAATCGTTTTACTTTTCTTGTATCTGAAAAGTAATACCTCATTTCAGTTAAAACGCTTACAAAAGTATGGTATAATTTTGATAATTCATATAATAAAAATCCTGTATTCTGATAAAAAGATAGAAGTAAAGGTGGGATAAGAATGGTAAGTACAACAGTACGAATAATTGATGATCAAGGTGAAAATGTTAAACATGATGGGATAGAAATTGGTGAAATAATTGTAAAGGGCCCAAGCGTAATAGATCATGATTCGGGCAATAACAATGAAAATGAAGGTTGGTTGCGCACAGGCGACATGGGCACAATAGATGAAGAAGGTCGAGTGAAAATTGTTGATCGCAAAAAGGATATTGTTTTAAACGATAAAGATGCCATCTCATCTATCGAGGTGGAAAGCGTATTTACTAAACATCCTGCTATTCGAGAAATAGCAATCATCGTTAGACCACATAAAAAATTAGGAGATATTTTACATGCTATCGTTGTGTTGCAAGAAGGTCATCTACTAACCAAAGAAGAACTGTTTCTTTATGCAAAAGAAAATCTTGAAGAAATCAAATGTCCAAAAGAAATCACATTCATGGATGAGTTACCTAAAACACCTAGTGGTAAAATACAAAAAATCCAGTTAAGCGAATTAGTATAGATGATAGAAAAGCATCGCATATAGGAGGCTGCTGAAAAGGTTAAATATAGTACAAAATATGTGGATCTACCATCGCAACTTCGAATATACTGCGCGCACCTTAGGGCGAGTGTCGAGTCTCCTCGAACTGCCGTCCTGCGGGGTCTCGACGATCTCTTGCTTCCCGCAGGATAAGGAATGCTCCCCCTGAAAAGGCATCGCACGAAGAAAAAATGCTTTTCTTTTTCGAGGAGTCTCCGTATATTCGAGATGCTAAGGTAAGGTGAAAAGTTAAATTGTTAAAATCCATCACTTTTTCAGTAGCCTCGCCTATAGCGGTGCTTTTTTAATTACCTAATTTATAGTGTAGTT contains:
- a CDS encoding YndM family protein, producing the protein MKHMKALGIKFIFTAIVVYSIFGIFYNASLGRLFWISVLVTGVAYIIGDLFVLPRFGYIIASIADLGLAFLSLWILGTLIIDITMPIVIASLFAAVFMALCESLFHVYMREQVFHTVPEGEKTPYSSDRLQTEFAEETNEHSVDEKKKENDKHK
- a CDS encoding SDR family oxidoreductase, with amino-acid sequence MGKLTGKTAVVTGASSGIGAAVAEHLANEGANVVLAARRKDKLDGVVSKINGNAIAVVTDMAKKSDVDDLAKRAIEEFGQVDIYVNNAGAVLGSRIQDGQTENWDQMIDTNIKGVLYGINSTLPGMLERSSGHVVNIASVSGLEVNKVSAVYSATKFAVHALSMSLEKELARTGVRVTNISPGQVDTAIASKPSDREPLKADDIAKAVVYAVTQPDYVNVNEITVRPV
- a CDS encoding class I adenylate-forming enzyme family protein, which codes for MVSTTVRIIDDQGENVKHDGIEIGEIIVKGPSVIDHDSGNNNENEGWLRTGDMGTIDEEGRVKIVDRKKDIVLNDKDAISSIEVESVFTKHPAIREIAIIVRPHKKLGDILHAIVVLQEGHLLTKEELFLYAKENLEEIKCPKEITFMDELPKTPSGKIQKIQLSELV